A stretch of Cucumis sativus cultivar 9930 chromosome 2, Cucumber_9930_V3, whole genome shotgun sequence DNA encodes these proteins:
- the LOC101206300 gene encoding RING-H2 finger protein ATL65 produces MPTSPSPSPSPSPSPSPSPSPSTSSSSSSSSAAAANFPPPSSLQPAKLPVDFSPPLIAMVVVIATAFLIVTYSRLISRHLIPPILHLLRLHRRRWRRWRRRRRLAARSYIPSSSGGDLDSLPYDSPFFEPTTDAFHVFSPYGLDESVIKTIPLSVYTAKSRDRECAVCLLEFEDDDYVRTLPICSHAFHVDCIDVWLRSHANCPLCRAVVFRPESPFTPVMAARIRPSLDDTILRSIILEPLAEGPPIPNRDSYHATESEITPCIDEPRNSNSVEDQMNGRDFLLKRSYSFGFERSLASERMILEPATTSPWRYRRGSFWSKRPSPFGSLPKARVFSFRYYRGMKSPFFRRRGGFFPLSESSWRFSNGVGGGSSRRSKSMTSPMFLRSSVTGGGGAAAFSSSRLRCGDPEALLSPERFNRR; encoded by the coding sequence ATGCCGACCTccccttctccttctccttctccttctccttctccctctccctctccttctccttccacctcctcctcctcctcctcctcctccgccGCCGCCGCCAATTTCCCTCCTCCTTCATCCTTACAGCCGGCGAAGCTCCCAGTCGACTTCAGTCCCCCTCTAATAGCCATGGTTGTCGTCATCGCTACTGCCTTTCTCATCGTCACTTACTCTCGCCTAATCTCTCGCCATCTCATCCCTCCCATTCTCCATCTCCTCCGTCTCCACCGCCGTCGCTGGCGCAGGTGGCGCCGCCGTCGTCGACTTGCTGCCCGATCTTACATCCCGTCCTCCTCTGGCGGCGACTTGGATTCACTCCCTTACGATTCGCCTTTCTTCGAACCTACTACAGATGCCTTCCATGTATTCTCTCCGTACGGTCTGGACGAATCTGTAATCAAAACGATTCCGCTTTCCGTCTACACTGCCAAAAGCCGTGACCGTGAGTGCGCCGTTTGTCTTTTGGAATTTGAAGACGATGATTACGTTAGAACGCTACCGATTTGTTCGCACGCCTTTCATGTTGATTGTATTGATGTATGGCTTAGATCACACGCGAACTGTCCTCTCTGTCGCGCGGTGGTTTTTAGGCCGGAATCTCCATTCACGCCGGTTATGGCAGCTAGAATCCGGCCAAGCTTAGACGATACCATCTTACGAAGCATCATATTGGAACCGTTAGCTGAAGGTCCTCCTATACCTAATCGAGATTCTTACCACGCAACGGAATCAGAGATCACGCCTTGTATTGATGAGCCACGAAATAGTAATTCAGTGGAGGATCAAATGAACGGAAGAGATTTTTTGTTGAAACGATCGTATTCATTCGGATTCGAACGGAGCTTAGCGTCGGAGAGAATGATTCTAGAACCAGCAACCACGTCTCCATGGAGGTACCGTCGTGGAAGCTTCTGGAGCAAACGGCCGTCACCATTCGGATCTCTACCGAAAGCGAGAGTATTCTCATTCCGATACTACAGAGGTATGAAGTCCCCGTTCTTCAGACGAAGAGGAGGATTCTTTCCGTTATCGGAATCAAGCTGGAGATTCTCCAACGGCGTAGGTGGAGGTTCATCGAGACGGAGTAAGTCAATGACGAGTCCAATGTTTCTCCGATCGTCAGTAACAGGCGGAGGAGGAGCAGCGGCGTTTTCGTCGAGCCGGTTGAGATGCGGAGATCCCGAGGCGTTATTATCACCGGAGAGATTCAATAGAAGATGA